One window of the Perca flavescens isolate YP-PL-M2 chromosome 16, PFLA_1.0, whole genome shotgun sequence genome contains the following:
- the LOC114571573 gene encoding sorting nexin-18: MALKARVLYDFHSENPGEISITENELVTLFNEEELEGWLEGENSRGEAGLFPASYVEIIRDHITSSTTTTNNNNGLSSPPTKALTPTHTSYTSSGTQSPRGLGAGSGGSGGGSFHTSQGSDDDWDDDWDDAPPAAADAGKQGLGSSPAMYPVTTSLPGRRESSQLQQQQQQQAKGSATVGRNLNRFSTFVKSGGEAFLLGEASAFVKDGDRICVAMGKHGPEWQEDPYPFLCTIDDPTKQTKFKGMKSYMSYGLTPTHTNVQVNRRYKHFDWLYARLVERFPVISVPHLPEKQATGRFEEDFISKRRKGLIWWMNHMTSHPVLARCDVFQHFLTCGADEKAWKQGKRKAERDELVGSNFFLTISTPAVPLDLQEVESKIEGFKTFTKRMDENIVVVNATINEFARKQMAGFKKEYQKVGQSFALLGQAFELDQQTYSAGLNKAIAYTGEAYEAVGEYFAEQPRHDLAPISDLLDLYRGHLANFPDIIHVQKGALTKVRDCPKQEGELHDRCNIISCATLAEIQHFHRTRVRDFRSQMQHYLREQIGFFQKITAKLEDALQRYDDEE, translated from the exons ATGGCGTTAAAGGCCAGAGTGCTGTATGACTTCCACTCTGAGAACCCAGGGGAGATCTCCATAACAGAGAACGAGCTGGTGACTCTGTTCAacgaggaggagctggagggcTGGCTGGAGGGGGAGAACAGCAGGGGGGAGGCCGGCCTCTTCCCTGCCTCCTACGTGGAGATCATCAGGGACCACATCACCtccagcaccaccaccaccaacaacaacaacggcCTCTCCTCGCCCCCAACCAAAGCCCTGACGCCCACCCACACCTCCTACACCTCGTCGGGCACGCAGTCTCCGAGAGGCCTCGGGGCCGGCAGCGGTGGCAGCGGCGGAGGCAGCTTCCACACCAGCCAGGGCAGCGATGACGACTGGGACGACGACTGGGACGACGCCCCTCCCGCGGCGGCCGACGCAGGGAAGCAGGGTCTGGGCAGCTCGCCCGCCATGTACCCGGTGACCACCTCGCTGCCCGGGCGGCGCGAGAGCagccagctgcagcagcagcagcagcagcaggccaaGGGCTCAGCAACGGTGGGGAGGAACCTCAACAGGTTCTCCACCTTTGTCAAGTCTGGAGGGGAGGCCTTCCTGCTCGGGGAggcctctgcttttgtgaaggACGGGGACCGGATCTGCGTGGCGATGGGGAAGCATGGACCGGAGTGGCAGGAGGACCCGTATCCGTTCCTGTGCACCATCGACGACCCCACCAAGCAGACCAAGTTCAAAGGCATGAAGAGCTACATGTCCTACGGCCTGACCCCGACCCACACCAACGTGCAAGTCAACCGCAG GTATAAGCACTTTGACTGGCTGTACGCTCGGCTCGTGGAGCGCTTCCCGGTCATCTCAGTGCCCCACCTGCCAGAGAAGCAGGCCACCGGCCGCTTCGAGGAAGACTTCATCTCCAAACGGAGGAAGGGACTGATCTGGTGGATGAACCACATGACCAGCCACCCTGTGCTGGCACGCTGTGACGTTTTCCAGCATTTCCTAACGTGCGGGGCGGATGAGAAGGCCTGGAAACAGGGCAAGAGGAAGGCAGAGAGGGACGAGCTTGTCGGGTCCAATTTCTTCCTCACAATCAG CACGCCGGCTGTCCCGCTGGACCTCCAGGAAGTCGAGAGCAAGATCGAAGGCTTCAAGACCTTCACCAAGAGGATGGACGAAAACATCGTGGTCGTGAACGCCACCATCAACGAGTTCGCCCGCAAGCAGATGGCAGGGTTCAAGAAGGAGTACCAGAAAGTCGGACAGTCCTTCGCACTCCTGGGGCAGGCATTCGAGCTGGACCAGCAGACCTACTCAGCAGGCCTGAACAAAGCCATCGCCTACACCGGCGAGGCCTACGAGGCGGTGGGAGAGTATTTTGCTGAGCAGCCACGCCACGACCTGGCTCCCATTTCTGACCTGCTGGACCTCTACAGAGGACACCTGGCCAATTTCCCTGACATCATCCATGTGCAGAAAG GTGCACTGACCAAGGTGAGAGACTGTCCAAAGCAGGAAGGTGAGCTCCACGACCGCTGCAACATCATTTCCTGCGCCACGCTGGCTGAGATCCAGCACTTCCACCGCACGCGTGTACGGGACTTCCGCTCGCAGATGCAGCACTACCTCCGCGAGCAGATCGGCTTCTTCCAGAAGATCACCGCCAAGCTGGAGGACGCGCTTCAGAGATATGACGATGAGGAGtag